In Streptomyces liangshanensis, the DNA window CGGTACGGCCCTGGTGACCGGCCAGGTCCCCGACGGCACGTCGGCCGACGACCTGCGCAAGCTGGTCCTCGACGTACGCGGCCGGATGCCCGGCGACCGGCCCACCGTGGTCGCCCTGTTCACCGTGTCGGGCGGCCGTCCCGTGACGGTCATCGCCACCAACGAGGCGGCCCGCGAACGCGGTCTCAAGGCCGGTGAGCTGGTGCGCGCCGCCGCCAAGACCCTCGGTGGCGGGGGCGGCGGCAAGCCGGACGTCGCCCAGGGCGGCGGGCAGAACCCCGAGGCCGTCGGGGACGCCGTGGCCGCCGTCGAACGCCTCGTCGCCGAGACGGCCTGACGGCCCGTGCCCTCTGTGGAACGGCTCACATGAGACGCGGACGCCGCCTCGCGATCGACGTCGGGGACGCCCGGATCGGGGTCGCCTCGTGCGACCCCGACGGGATCATCGCCACGCCGGTGGAGACCGTGCCGGGACGTGACGTCCCGGCCGCCCACCGGCGGCTCCGGCAACTCGTCGAGGAGTACGAGCCGATCGAGGTCGTGATCGGCCTGCCCCGGTCCCTCAACGGCGGCGAGGGGCCGGCCGCCGTAAAGGTACGTACGTTCGCACAGGAGGTCGCGCGCGGCATCGCGCCCGTGCCGGTACGACTGGTGGACGAGCGCATGAGCACCGTGACCGCCAGTCAGGGGTTGCGCGCTTCGGGCGTGAAGTCAAAAAAGGGACGCTCCGTCATCGACCAAGTGGCGGCTGTTGTCATCCTTCAGAGTGCCCTGGAGGCCGAACGAGGCTCCGGTGAAGCCCCGGGCGAGGGCGTCGAAGTGGTCATCTGATCGCGGTACGGTAACGTTCCGCGCGATGCGGCGGTGTTCGAACAGCTGCCGCACAGCAAGAGGCGAAACGGACGCCGTACCGCTGGTGCCACGGCCGCCGCCTCGCGGCTCTAGGGGATCGATGACTGACTATGGCCGGGGCCCCGGCTCCGAACCGTGGCACCCCGAAGATCCCCTGTACGGGGACCAGGGGTGGGGAGCGCAGCAGGCGGCGGACGGCCAGGGCGCTCCCTACGGCGAGCAGCCGCAGCAGCAGTATCCGCAGCAGCAGTACGACGCCGGTCAGCCCGGCCAGGACCCGTACCAGCAGCAACAGCAGTACCAGCAGCAGCCGTACGACGGCGGGCAGCACTACGACGGGCAGCAGCAGTACGCGGATCCCCAGCAGCAGTACGCGGACCCTCAGCACTACCAGCAGCATCCCCAGCAGTACCAGGACCCGCAGCAGTACCAGCAGCAGCCGCAGGGGTACGGCGAGCAGCAACTGCCCCACCAGCAGCAGTACAACGGCGGTACGGGAGGCTGGGACCCGCACCAGCAGCAGGCCGCGATGGCGTACGGCGGGAACCCGGCCGACCCCTACGCGGTCCAGCAC includes these proteins:
- the ruvX gene encoding Holliday junction resolvase RuvX; translated protein: MRRGRRLAIDVGDARIGVASCDPDGIIATPVETVPGRDVPAAHRRLRQLVEEYEPIEVVIGLPRSLNGGEGPAAVKVRTFAQEVARGIAPVPVRLVDERMSTVTASQGLRASGVKSKKGRSVIDQVAAVVILQSALEAERGSGEAPGEGVEVVI